A region from the Volucribacter amazonae genome encodes:
- a CDS encoding ankyrin repeat domain-containing protein: protein MGRKELLELFNKYQKHPDFLEEISDINQKNIDGDNMLHIATRKKDIHDIKVLIEYGINIDDQGDLGYTAIHYACINGYQDIVELLLFYGANPNIKDEFGQTALDIAFSSNEHNKKKIISILKKNIKNKKYGDKSY from the coding sequence ATGGGTAGGAAAGAATTATTAGAACTTTTTAATAAATATCAAAAACACCCTGATTTCTTAGAAGAAATTTCAGATATTAATCAAAAAAATATAGATGGCGATAATATGTTACATATAGCAACAAGAAAAAAAGATATTCATGATATTAAAGTTCTTATTGAGTATGGAATTAATATTGATGACCAAGGGGATTTAGGTTATACAGCTATTCATTATGCTTGTATTAATGGATATCAAGATATTGTTGAATTGTTATTATTTTATGGAGCAAATCCTAACATTAAAGATGAATTTGGGCAAACAGCCTTAGATATTGCATTTTCATCAAATGAACATAATAAAAAGAAAATTATTTCTATATTAAAGAAAAACATAAAAAATAAAAAGTATGGGGATAAATCTTATTAA
- a CDS encoding MarR family transcriptional regulator, protein MGKMMCLIADGKAKEEPVWQATQQLADKTFTKLDEKKTAQLFALLVEFCMVCREQIDKIGVTDKGA, encoded by the coding sequence ATGGGGAAAATGATGTGTTTAATCGCAGACGGCAAGGCGAAAGAGGAACCTGTTTGGCAGGCAACACAGCAGTTGGCGGATAAAACCTTTACAAAATTAGACGAGAAAAAGACCGCTCAACTGTTTGCTTTGTTGGTGGAGTTCTGCATGGTTTGCCGTGAGCAAATTGATAAAATTGGTGTAACGGATAAGGGGGCGTGA